One genomic region from Bombus terrestris chromosome 15, iyBomTerr1.2, whole genome shotgun sequence encodes:
- the LOC100646441 gene encoding uncharacterized protein LOC100646441: MEWSDKLNEFYKKIQMYLMKMSQECGELKLLTLCITTENNNHIEHICKSMNNIFKTYNIPIEEKTSINNERCIQSYKYLLLNTNFENQERLAEDLVSGHLVDMCPPLSPYLLIQILWSLEYEEVLIESLLYMPLDLCTEVVKTVTKCIDRLPFQRLVKAIYQLILIIYTKFSQLKECSVQSKNVEESVQNLLMSFEEFLPLLTNPKLPYLIEASDLKKCERHGIILKKLICTIRKCLENKSKKILISSELEKLYNITFGREALVKCESTLIENTISTLNQQLVNLLLTKVKEVDCNIYLSWAELDDQENNMISLQRSIGIECYYFIDYVSNNKEISENTHLIECLQQLSCKSDPKQSSFALSLSELCCAIHSGKKELMRELLCRYKEWDRTVLDFIYDNRSLLEKKDCLTLLEYLTFVLTQSTEEDFKEFSYTLVIKILSCQSVTDIYEIITMYLTKYDGKSYLECPHTDEAFHEFIMRNTNLQTSTNLKTVLLFLLKNPKMVLIVLLKITIGHSHYRNIMISPNDLLLLSPFMQIREGNNQILLTSVLRIICIENTEWNAKKFMDLVNIMLDNSVIKVHDLINNVYIPYLRQDTFNVSNINSVLTSIRKLQAKCTKDTNIKDLIIALSRRMSFLRKNTSISKYVSNEIFIQITRILPCFLENKHFPVSMKKDIIDGIDSVIEPIDKLHFASLWYFIQKGVSVIYIIEDYQRRCFAVLNRLKEDPKTSEKLRHYLSNLNLLREDFLRHLIIRSTEEEYQRICSELTIIYWFVFGWNDVIDAYDHILRVTIEACCLSLEYPSIGGYDLFTFLLRSFTRFCRTFVSLEGIENYEQIYQTLIKNIKQLDGSIRHSPYADLFTTCITHLNDQTENYSANFLQDVLNTFHHFRDQCFEYNKYNEYSEAIYKIPHSLKVSNCYVTYEIISACMKVPATEAYECIRRMNDLFVPK; encoded by the coding sequence ATGGAATGGTCAGACAAACTAaatgaattttacaaaaagatTCAAATGTATCTAATGAAAATGAGTCAAGAATGTGGAGAATTGAAATTACTTACTTTGTGCATTACAACTGAGAATAATAATCATATTGAACACATATGTAAATCAATgaacaatatatttaaaacCTATAATATACCTATAGAGGAAAAGACTTCTATAAATAATGAAAGATGTATACAGTCATATAAATACTTATTATTAAATACTAATTTTGAGAATCAAGAACGTTTGGCAGAGGATCTTGTCAGTGGTCACTTGGTTGATATGTGTCCACCTTTATCTCCATATTTGCTTATACAAATATTATGGAGTCTTGAGTATGAGGAGGTTTTAATCGAATCTCTTTTATATATGCCACTTGATCTATGTACAGAGGTGGTGAAAACAGTTACAAAATGTATAGACAGATTACCCTTTCAAAGATTAGTTAAAGCTATATATCAATTGATACTAATCATATACACTAAATTCTCTCAATTAAAGGAATGTAGTGTACAGTCCAAGAATGTCGAGGAAAGcgtacaaaatttattaatgagtTTTGAAGAATTCTTACCATTGTTAACAAATCCAAAGTTACCTTATTTAATAGAAGCATCAGACTTAAAGAAATGTGAACGACATGGTATCATATTAAAGAAGCTAATTTGTACAATAAGAAAATGTTTGGAAAACAAAAGTAAGAAGATATTGATTTCTAGTGAACttgaaaaattgtataacattacatttgGAAGAGAAGCACTTGTAAAGTGTGAAAGTACATTGATAGAAAATACTATATCGACATTAAATCAACAATTGGTGAACTTATTGCTGACTAAAGTCAAAGAAGTTGATTGTAATATTTACTTAAGCTGGGCAGAGTTGGATGATCAAGAGAACAATATGATCTCTTTACAACGTTCCATTGGAATTGAATGTTATTACTTTATAGATTATGTATCAAATAATAAGGAAATATCGGAGAACACACATTTGATAGAATGTTTACAGCAATTATCATGTAAATCAGATCCTAAACAATCGAGCTTTGCTTTAAGTCTATCAGAACTCTGTTGTGCCATACATAGTGGTAAAAAGGAGCTCATGAGAGAATTACTATGTAGGTACAAAGAATGGGACCGCACGGTGCTTGATTTCATTTATGACAATAGATCATTACTAGAAAAAAAAGACTGTTTAACACTGTTAGAATATCTTACTTTTGTTCTTACACAATCAACAGAGGAAGATTTCAAAGAATTCAGTTACACcttagttataaaaatattatcgtgTCAAAGTGTAACAGATATTTACGAAATTATAACAATGTATTTAACGAAATATGATGGTAAAAGTTATTTAGAGTGTCCGCACACAGATGAAGCATTTCACGAGTTTATTATGCgaaatacaaatttacaaaCTTCCACAAATTTAAAAACGGTTTTActgtttcttttaaaaaatcctAAAATGGTACTAATAGTACTTTTGAAAATTACTATTGGTCATTCtcattatagaaatattatgatTTCTCCTAATGATTTACTTTTACTATCACCATTTATGCAAATAAGAGAAGGcaataatcaaatattattgACAAGTGTGCTAAGAAttatttgtatagaaaatacagaaTGGAATGCTAAGAAATTCATGGACCTCGTGAATATCATGTTAGACAATTCTGTAATTAAAGTACATGACTTGATAAATAACGTTTATATACCATATTTAAGGCAAGATACCTTTAATGTATCAAACATAAATTCTGTTCTTACTAGTATTCGCAAACTGCAGGCGAAATGTACCAAAGATACGAATATTAAAGACTTGATAATAGCTCTTTCAAGAAGAATGTCGTTCCTTCGAAAAAATACAAGCATCTCCAAATATGTaagcaatgaaatatttattcagaTAACAAGAATATTGCCATGTTTTTTAGAAAACAAACATTTTCCTGTTTCAATGAAAAAAGACATTATTGATGGGATTGATTCTGTCATCGAACCAATAGACAAGTTACATTTCGCTTCCCTTtggtattttatacaaaaaggcGTCAGTGTAATTTATATAATCGAAGATTATCAAAGACGTTGTTTTGCTGTATTGAACAGATTAAAGGAAGATCCAAAAACTTCAGAAAAATTGCGACATTATTTgtctaatttaaatttattacgaGAAGACTTTCTGCGCCATTTGATCATTCGTTCGACCGAAGAAGAATATCAGAGAATATGTTCTGAGCTTACTATAATTTATTGGTTCGTTTTTGGATGGAATGACGTAATCGATGCATACGATCATATTCTACGTGTGACGATAGAGGCGTGTTGTTTATCTCTAGAATATCCATCTATCGGTGGATACGATTTATTCACATTTTTACTTAGATCTTTCACGCGTTTCTGTAGAACTTTTGTATCGCTTGAAGGAATAGAAAATTATGAGCAAATATACCaaacgttaattaaaaatatcaagcAACTCGATGGAAGCATAAGACATAGTCCTTATGCGGATCTATTCACTACCTGTATTACACATTTAAATGATCAGACAGAAAATTATTCTGCAAATTTTCTGCAAGATGTTTTAAACACTTTTCATCATTTCAGAGATCAGTGCTTTGAATATAATAAGTACAATgaatatagtgaagcaatatataaaatacctcATTCTCTAAAAGTTTCAAATTGTTATGTAACTTACGAAATAATTTCTGCTTGTATGAAAGTACCTGCAACAGAAGCTTATGAATGTATTAGGAGAATGAACGATCTATTTGTcccgaaataa
- the LOC100646563 gene encoding 1,2-dihydroxy-3-keto-5-methylthiopentene dioxygenase isoform X1 produces MVRAWYMDNSDADQRLEHHKQLPEYISLEDLFKKTGVEYFKIDYKNYQNDNTLTVLKAERGYTYEDEIECSKECLPNYEEKLKNFFTEHLHTDEEIRLVLDGTGYFDVRDKNDQWIRIEVKAGDLIIIPSGIYHRFTLDINNYIKAKRYFVGEPVWLPYNRPADGMECRKNYLNRLNNGFQIKSL; encoded by the exons ATGGTTCGTGCGTGGTACATGGATAACAGCGATGCCGATCAACGGTTAGAACACCATAAACAACTACCTGAATATATTTCTCTTGAGGATTTGTTCAAGAAAACAGGTGTTGAATATTTTAAG ATTGATTACAAAAACTATCAAAATGATAATACGTTGACGGTATTGAAAGCAGAACGTGGTTATACATACGAAGATGAAATAGAATGTTCTAAGGAATGTCTCCCGAATTACGAGGAAAAA ttaaaaaatttcttcacCGAACATCTCCATACTGATGAAGAAATAAGATTAGTTTTGGATGGAACAGGATATTTTGATGTTAGAGACAAGAATGACCAATGGATACGTATTGAAGTTAAAGCTGGAGATTTGATAATTATTCCAAGTGGAATATATCATAGGTTTACCTTGGATATTAAT AATTACATCAAAGCAAAACGTTATTTCGTGGGCGAACCTGTTTGGTTGCCATACAATAGACCAGCTGACGGCATGGAATGCCGTAAAAATTACCTAAATCGTTTAAACAATGGTTTTCAAATAAAGTCACTTTAA
- the LOC100646563 gene encoding 1,2-dihydroxy-3-keto-5-methylthiopentene dioxygenase isoform X2, which produces MVRAWYMDNSDADQRLEHHKQLPEYISLEDLFKKTGVEYFKIDYKNYQNDNTLTVLKAERGYTYEDEIECSKECLPNYEEKLKNFFTEHLHTDEEIRLVLDGTGYFDVRDKNDQWIRIEVKAGDLIIIPSGIYHRFTLDINVSIKSRK; this is translated from the exons ATGGTTCGTGCGTGGTACATGGATAACAGCGATGCCGATCAACGGTTAGAACACCATAAACAACTACCTGAATATATTTCTCTTGAGGATTTGTTCAAGAAAACAGGTGTTGAATATTTTAAG ATTGATTACAAAAACTATCAAAATGATAATACGTTGACGGTATTGAAAGCAGAACGTGGTTATACATACGAAGATGAAATAGAATGTTCTAAGGAATGTCTCCCGAATTACGAGGAAAAA ttaaaaaatttcttcacCGAACATCTCCATACTGATGAAGAAATAAGATTAGTTTTGGATGGAACAGGATATTTTGATGTTAGAGACAAGAATGACCAATGGATACGTATTGAAGTTAAAGCTGGAGATTTGATAATTATTCCAAGTGGAATATATCATAGGTTTACCTTGGATATTAATGTAAGCATTAAGT CCAGAAAATAG
- the LOC100646244 gene encoding ribonucleoside-diphosphate reductase subunit M2 B isoform X1: MPLQISTKENIRKHLEKVSLKDNTSPKKLCISPIISQENGIKNGSKAKDVKMTILKENGFNPELEPLLKENPRRFVVFPIQWPDIWQMYKKAEASFWTVEEVDLSKDIFDWNHLNSDEKHFISHVLAFFAASDGIVNENLVERFSQEVQVTEARCFYGFQVAIENVHSEMYSMLIDTYITDTKERDFLFNAIENLPCVAKKANWALNWINHESATFPERVVAFAAVEGIFFSGSFAAIFWLKKRGLMPGLTFSNELISRDEGLHCDFACLMFKHIVQKPSCDRVTSIIKDAVKIEQEFLTDALPVQMIGMNCTLMCQYIEFVADRLLTELGCEKIYMSENPFDFMEHISLEGKTNFFEKKVGEYQKWGVMQDKVESNFTVNAEF; the protein is encoded by the exons ATGCCACTTCAAATTTCAACAAAGGAAAATATTCGTAAACATCTTGAAAAGGTTTCTTTGAAAGATAAC acTTCTCCAaagaaattatgtatttctCCAATTATTTCACAAGAGAATGGTATCAAAAAT GGAAGTAAAGCCAAAGATGTAAAAATgacaattttaaaagaaaatggaTTCAATCCAGAATTAGAACCATTACTGAAAGAAAATCCACGTAGATTTGTTGTCTTTCCTATCCAATGGCCTGACATTTggcaaatgtataaaaaagctGAAGCATCATTTTGGACTGTCGAGGAAGTGGATCTTTCTAAA GATATATTTGACTGGAATCATTTAAATAGTGATGAGAAACATTTCATATCTCATGTCTTAGCATTCTTTGCGGCTTCTGATGGAATCGTTAATGAGAACCTCGTCGAACGATTTAGTCAAGAAGTACAAGTAACCGAGGCACGTTGTTTCTATGGTTTTCAAGTCGCCATAGAAAATGTGCACTCAGAAATGTACTCTATGTTGATTGATACATATATCACAGATACCAAAGAGAG AGACTTTTTGTTCAATGCGATTGAAAATTTACCATGCGTTGCGAAAAAAGCTAATTGGGCGTTAAATTGGATCAATCATGAGAGTGCTACATTTCCTGAACGTGTGGTTGCATTTGCTGCAGTGGAAGGTATTTTCTTTAGCGGTAGTTTTGCTGCTATTTTCTGGCTGAAAAAAAGAGGTTTAATGCCAGGACTTACATTTAGTAATGAGCTTATTTCTAGAGATGAG GGATTACATTGTGATTTCGCATGTTTAATGTTCAAACATATTGTACAAAAACCGTCTTGCGATCGGGTCACGTCAATTATTAAAGATGCCGTCAAAATTGAACAAGAATTTTTAACGGACGCTTTACCTGTTCAAATGATAGGAATGAACTGTACACTTATGTGTCAATATATCGAATTTGTTGCTGATAGATTACTTACAGAATTAGGCTGTGAAAAG atttatATGTCCGAAAATCCATTTGATTTTATGGAGCACATCTCTTTAGAAGGTAAGACGAACTTTTTCGAAAAGAAAGTAGGAGAGTATCAAAAATGGGGAGTAATGCAAGATAAAGTCGAAAGCAATTTTACAGTTAATGctgaattttaa
- the LOC100646244 gene encoding ribonucleoside-diphosphate reductase subunit M2 isoform X3 yields the protein MTILKENGFNPELEPLLKENPRRFVVFPIQWPDIWQMYKKAEASFWTVEEVDLSKDIFDWNHLNSDEKHFISHVLAFFAASDGIVNENLVERFSQEVQVTEARCFYGFQVAIENVHSEMYSMLIDTYITDTKERDFLFNAIENLPCVAKKANWALNWINHESATFPERVVAFAAVEGIFFSGSFAAIFWLKKRGLMPGLTFSNELISRDEGLHCDFACLMFKHIVQKPSCDRVTSIIKDAVKIEQEFLTDALPVQMIGMNCTLMCQYIEFVADRLLTELGCEKIYMSENPFDFMEHISLEGKTNFFEKKVGEYQKWGVMQDKVESNFTVNAEF from the exons ATgacaattttaaaagaaaatggaTTCAATCCAGAATTAGAACCATTACTGAAAGAAAATCCACGTAGATTTGTTGTCTTTCCTATCCAATGGCCTGACATTTggcaaatgtataaaaaagctGAAGCATCATTTTGGACTGTCGAGGAAGTGGATCTTTCTAAA GATATATTTGACTGGAATCATTTAAATAGTGATGAGAAACATTTCATATCTCATGTCTTAGCATTCTTTGCGGCTTCTGATGGAATCGTTAATGAGAACCTCGTCGAACGATTTAGTCAAGAAGTACAAGTAACCGAGGCACGTTGTTTCTATGGTTTTCAAGTCGCCATAGAAAATGTGCACTCAGAAATGTACTCTATGTTGATTGATACATATATCACAGATACCAAAGAGAG AGACTTTTTGTTCAATGCGATTGAAAATTTACCATGCGTTGCGAAAAAAGCTAATTGGGCGTTAAATTGGATCAATCATGAGAGTGCTACATTTCCTGAACGTGTGGTTGCATTTGCTGCAGTGGAAGGTATTTTCTTTAGCGGTAGTTTTGCTGCTATTTTCTGGCTGAAAAAAAGAGGTTTAATGCCAGGACTTACATTTAGTAATGAGCTTATTTCTAGAGATGAG GGATTACATTGTGATTTCGCATGTTTAATGTTCAAACATATTGTACAAAAACCGTCTTGCGATCGGGTCACGTCAATTATTAAAGATGCCGTCAAAATTGAACAAGAATTTTTAACGGACGCTTTACCTGTTCAAATGATAGGAATGAACTGTACACTTATGTGTCAATATATCGAATTTGTTGCTGATAGATTACTTACAGAATTAGGCTGTGAAAAG atttatATGTCCGAAAATCCATTTGATTTTATGGAGCACATCTCTTTAGAAGGTAAGACGAACTTTTTCGAAAAGAAAGTAGGAGAGTATCAAAAATGGGGAGTAATGCAAGATAAAGTCGAAAGCAATTTTACAGTTAATGctgaattttaa
- the LOC100646244 gene encoding ribonucleoside-diphosphate reductase subunit M2 B isoform X2 yields MSNTDTSPKKLCISPIISQENGIKNGSKAKDVKMTILKENGFNPELEPLLKENPRRFVVFPIQWPDIWQMYKKAEASFWTVEEVDLSKDIFDWNHLNSDEKHFISHVLAFFAASDGIVNENLVERFSQEVQVTEARCFYGFQVAIENVHSEMYSMLIDTYITDTKERDFLFNAIENLPCVAKKANWALNWINHESATFPERVVAFAAVEGIFFSGSFAAIFWLKKRGLMPGLTFSNELISRDEGLHCDFACLMFKHIVQKPSCDRVTSIIKDAVKIEQEFLTDALPVQMIGMNCTLMCQYIEFVADRLLTELGCEKIYMSENPFDFMEHISLEGKTNFFEKKVGEYQKWGVMQDKVESNFTVNAEF; encoded by the exons ATGTCTAACACAGAT acTTCTCCAaagaaattatgtatttctCCAATTATTTCACAAGAGAATGGTATCAAAAAT GGAAGTAAAGCCAAAGATGTAAAAATgacaattttaaaagaaaatggaTTCAATCCAGAATTAGAACCATTACTGAAAGAAAATCCACGTAGATTTGTTGTCTTTCCTATCCAATGGCCTGACATTTggcaaatgtataaaaaagctGAAGCATCATTTTGGACTGTCGAGGAAGTGGATCTTTCTAAA GATATATTTGACTGGAATCATTTAAATAGTGATGAGAAACATTTCATATCTCATGTCTTAGCATTCTTTGCGGCTTCTGATGGAATCGTTAATGAGAACCTCGTCGAACGATTTAGTCAAGAAGTACAAGTAACCGAGGCACGTTGTTTCTATGGTTTTCAAGTCGCCATAGAAAATGTGCACTCAGAAATGTACTCTATGTTGATTGATACATATATCACAGATACCAAAGAGAG AGACTTTTTGTTCAATGCGATTGAAAATTTACCATGCGTTGCGAAAAAAGCTAATTGGGCGTTAAATTGGATCAATCATGAGAGTGCTACATTTCCTGAACGTGTGGTTGCATTTGCTGCAGTGGAAGGTATTTTCTTTAGCGGTAGTTTTGCTGCTATTTTCTGGCTGAAAAAAAGAGGTTTAATGCCAGGACTTACATTTAGTAATGAGCTTATTTCTAGAGATGAG GGATTACATTGTGATTTCGCATGTTTAATGTTCAAACATATTGTACAAAAACCGTCTTGCGATCGGGTCACGTCAATTATTAAAGATGCCGTCAAAATTGAACAAGAATTTTTAACGGACGCTTTACCTGTTCAAATGATAGGAATGAACTGTACACTTATGTGTCAATATATCGAATTTGTTGCTGATAGATTACTTACAGAATTAGGCTGTGAAAAG atttatATGTCCGAAAATCCATTTGATTTTATGGAGCACATCTCTTTAGAAGGTAAGACGAACTTTTTCGAAAAGAAAGTAGGAGAGTATCAAAAATGGGGAGTAATGCAAGATAAAGTCGAAAGCAATTTTACAGTTAATGctgaattttaa